A genomic stretch from Pseudomonas sp. MUP55 includes:
- a CDS encoding Gfo/Idh/MocA family oxidoreductase gives MSTKNIRLGLIGAGRMGSFHGLTAARHIPGACLAAIADPTPGQAARLAAELGVDKVYTDPQQLLDDPEIDGVLIAAPARSHAELVISAARAGKGIFCEKPMAITLDEADRAIAAAADARVPLQVGFNRRFAKSFRTAHLDVVAGRIGTPQLLRSLTRDPALNNPGASPQWVIFLETLIHDFDTLRYLNPGAEAVQVQVMADALIAPDYKSKGFLDTAVVTIRFDNGAIATAEANFQAVYGYDVRGEVFGSAGMLTMGGVQASDLVRYQAQGIQADTQRLDTDLLRDAYIAELNHFVDCLRSGAKPLASGEDARAALAIARACIQACEQGTAVNL, from the coding sequence ATGAGCACTAAAAATATCCGCCTGGGCTTGATCGGTGCCGGTCGCATGGGCAGCTTCCACGGCCTGACCGCCGCCCGCCACATTCCAGGCGCTTGCCTTGCCGCGATAGCCGACCCCACCCCAGGGCAAGCCGCCCGCCTCGCGGCAGAACTGGGTGTGGACAAGGTCTATACCGACCCCCAGCAACTGCTCGACGACCCGGAAATCGACGGCGTACTCATCGCCGCCCCTGCCCGCAGCCATGCCGAGCTGGTGATCAGCGCCGCCCGTGCCGGCAAGGGCATCTTTTGCGAGAAACCCATGGCCATTACCCTGGATGAAGCCGACCGCGCCATCGCCGCCGCCGCCGATGCCCGCGTGCCCTTGCAGGTCGGTTTCAACCGGCGTTTCGCCAAGAGCTTTCGCACCGCTCACCTCGACGTCGTCGCAGGTCGCATCGGCACCCCGCAACTGCTGCGCTCGCTCACCCGCGACCCGGCGCTGAACAACCCCGGCGCCTCACCGCAGTGGGTGATTTTCCTGGAAACCCTGATCCACGACTTCGACACCCTGCGCTACCTCAACCCCGGTGCCGAAGCGGTGCAGGTGCAGGTCATGGCCGACGCCCTGATCGCCCCGGATTACAAAAGCAAAGGCTTTCTCGACACCGCCGTGGTCACTATCCGCTTCGATAACGGTGCGATTGCCACCGCCGAGGCCAACTTCCAGGCGGTGTATGGCTACGACGTGCGCGGTGAAGTGTTCGGCAGCGCCGGCATGCTGACCATGGGCGGCGTGCAGGCATCCGACCTGGTGCGCTACCAGGCCCAAGGCATCCAGGCAGACACCCAGCGCCTGGACACCGACCTGCTGCGCGACGCCTACATCGCCGAGCTCAACCACTTTGTCGACTGCCTGCGCAGCGGCGCCAAGCCCCTGGCCAGCGGCGAAGATGCACGGGCCGCCCTGGCGATTGCCCGCGCGTGCATCCAGGCCTGCGAGCAAGGCACGGCGGTGAACCTGTGA
- a CDS encoding sigma-54 interaction domain-containing protein, producing MSPAISAQDLDYLTALGPAALNDGPVAALEQAWQACLGGQVRRPPQVRQMIWDSWRRSVAAGIDPADSAYRFVAADALTATLANHRVLIAAAAQVMHGLLAYNPRGHINLTDADGTTLYFCGLDITPVGSRLLESVQGTNCTGLALAQDHLVYVLAEENFAVGLRQRRMHCAAAPIKNAQGQTLAMLTLTAEPGWFHFHTLGTVQAAAEAVSRQMALQALLQEQQTVLEVLNEGLVVLDERGCIKAINRYARQLFNVGLDVLGSPLQRLGRSELSEAMLQGGESVRDLDCTFRLPDRSQLACLVSVCPLEQGGVIVSVRENRRIREITRRIVGTQARYTFETIQGTSRAMQDALHLGRIASRSDSTTLILGESGTGKELFAQAIHNGSERCNGPFVAVNCGAIPRDLVQSELFGHIEGAFTGSARGGSAGKFELADGGTIFLDEIGDMAFDAQVSLLRVLQEGEVTRVGAKHSRPVNVRIIAATHRNLSQAVAEGAFREDLYYRLNVLNITVPPLRMRRDDIPLLARYFLQRCARSLRKPLQGFAPDALALLSAHGWPGNVRELENAIERATNLAMGEWIQPGDLPLDARPRATAGPSAPQPTQELSSHEMHAIVTALTVTGGNIRLAAQQLKVSRGGLYNKMSRFGLNAADFRSS from the coding sequence ATGAGCCCGGCGATCAGTGCGCAAGACCTCGATTACCTGACCGCGCTGGGCCCGGCCGCGCTCAATGATGGCCCCGTCGCAGCGTTGGAACAGGCGTGGCAGGCCTGCCTGGGTGGGCAGGTCCGGCGCCCGCCGCAGGTTCGTCAGATGATCTGGGATTCCTGGCGACGCAGTGTCGCGGCCGGCATCGATCCGGCGGACAGCGCTTACCGCTTTGTCGCCGCCGACGCACTGACGGCCACGCTGGCCAACCACCGGGTGCTGATCGCCGCTGCCGCGCAAGTCATGCATGGGTTGCTGGCGTACAACCCGCGCGGGCATATCAACCTCACCGATGCCGACGGCACGACCTTGTATTTCTGCGGGCTGGACATCACGCCGGTGGGCAGCCGCCTGCTTGAATCGGTCCAAGGCACCAACTGCACCGGCCTGGCGCTGGCTCAGGACCATCTGGTGTATGTGCTGGCCGAAGAAAACTTCGCCGTCGGCCTGCGTCAACGCCGCATGCATTGCGCCGCCGCGCCGATCAAGAACGCCCAGGGCCAGACCCTGGCGATGCTGACGCTCACGGCCGAGCCCGGCTGGTTTCACTTCCATACCCTGGGCACCGTCCAGGCGGCGGCGGAAGCCGTGTCCCGGCAGATGGCGTTGCAGGCGTTGCTGCAAGAGCAGCAAACCGTACTCGAAGTGCTGAACGAAGGCTTGGTGGTGCTGGATGAGCGCGGCTGCATCAAGGCGATCAATCGCTACGCACGGCAACTGTTCAATGTGGGGCTTGATGTGCTCGGCAGTCCCTTGCAGCGCCTTGGTCGCAGTGAGCTGAGCGAGGCGATGTTGCAGGGTGGCGAGAGTGTGCGCGACCTCGATTGCACCTTTCGACTGCCCGACCGCAGCCAGCTCGCCTGCCTGGTCTCGGTGTGCCCGCTGGAGCAGGGCGGGGTGATTGTGTCGGTGCGCGAAAACCGCCGCATCCGCGAAATCACCCGGCGTATTGTCGGCACCCAGGCCCGCTACACCTTTGAAACCATCCAGGGCACGTCGCGCGCGATGCAGGATGCACTGCACCTGGGGCGCATCGCCAGTCGGAGTGACTCCACCACGCTGATCCTCGGCGAAAGCGGCACCGGCAAGGAGTTATTTGCCCAGGCGATTCATAACGGCAGCGAACGTTGCAATGGCCCCTTCGTGGCGGTGAACTGCGGCGCGATTCCGCGGGACCTGGTGCAAAGCGAACTGTTCGGGCATATCGAAGGCGCCTTCACCGGCTCGGCGCGGGGCGGCTCGGCGGGCAAGTTTGAACTGGCCGATGGCGGCACGATTTTTCTCGATGAAATCGGCGACATGGCCTTCGATGCTCAGGTCAGCCTGCTGCGTGTGTTGCAGGAAGGCGAAGTGACCCGCGTCGGCGCCAAGCACTCGCGGCCGGTGAATGTGCGCATCATCGCGGCGACCCACCGTAATCTCAGCCAGGCGGTGGCCGAGGGGGCGTTTCGCGAGGACCTTTACTACCGCCTCAATGTGCTGAACATCACGGTGCCGCCCTTGCGCATGCGGCGCGACGATATCCCCTTGCTGGCGCGCTATTTCCTGCAGCGCTGCGCGCGCTCGTTGCGTAAACCGCTGCAGGGTTTCGCGCCGGATGCGTTGGCGTTGCTCTCGGCGCATGGCTGGCCGGGCAATGTGCGTGAGCTGGAAAACGCTATCGAGCGCGCGACCAACCTGGCGATGGGCGAGTGGATCCAGCCGGGGGATTTGCCGCTGGACGCCAGGCCGCGCGCCACGGCCGGCCCAAGTGCCCCACAACCGACGCAGGAGCTGAGCAGCCATGAAATGCACGCCATCGTCACGGCCCTGACGGTGACCGGCGGCAATATCCGCCTGGCCGCGCAGCAGCTGAAAGTCTCGCGGGGCGGGTTGTACAACAAGATGAGCCGGTTTGGCCTGAACGCCGCCGACTTCCGCAGTTCCTGA
- a CDS encoding LacI family DNA-binding transcriptional regulator, giving the protein MNTSKRPTIATVAAQAGLSVATVDRVLNARAPVNPDTAEQVFQAAEAVGYFAARLIGQRIRERRPTYRFGILLLGTAQAFYANLAQSISTAAQHHASANLSCQFEYIVDRTPSAIVAQIEQLAVQCDALAVVSFAHPLINACLAHIRQAGVPVVALLSDIHEQAAEPYVGQDNQVVGRTMGWLLARTCGARKGSVGILLGGHRFLGHQARVEGLHSYLAEHAPGLKPLEPLINLDNCDITEEATLDLLSRHTDLRGLCVVGGGGDGVINALAQLPKRPALCAILQESTDLSRQALSQGLIDVVMDSQPRQTAVALIELLVQLQTDETFEPARHRVHIPPQIVTSENMGT; this is encoded by the coding sequence ATGAACACCAGTAAACGCCCGACCATCGCCACCGTCGCCGCCCAGGCGGGCCTCAGCGTGGCCACCGTCGACCGCGTATTGAACGCCCGCGCGCCGGTCAACCCGGACACCGCCGAACAAGTGTTCCAGGCCGCCGAGGCGGTCGGTTATTTCGCCGCGCGGCTGATCGGCCAGCGCATCCGCGAACGGCGTCCGACCTACCGTTTCGGCATTCTCCTGCTGGGCACCGCCCAGGCGTTCTACGCCAACCTGGCCCAGTCGATCAGCACGGCGGCGCAGCATCACGCCAGCGCCAACCTGAGCTGCCAGTTCGAGTACATCGTCGACCGCACACCCAGCGCCATCGTCGCGCAGATCGAGCAACTGGCCGTGCAGTGCGACGCCCTGGCGGTGGTCAGCTTCGCCCATCCGCTGATCAATGCCTGCCTGGCGCACATCCGCCAGGCCGGGGTGCCGGTGGTGGCGCTGCTCTCGGATATTCACGAACAGGCCGCCGAACCTTATGTGGGCCAGGATAACCAGGTCGTCGGCCGCACCATGGGTTGGCTGTTGGCGCGCACCTGCGGCGCGCGCAAAGGCAGCGTGGGCATTCTGCTGGGCGGGCATCGCTTTCTCGGCCACCAGGCGCGGGTCGAAGGTTTGCACAGCTACCTGGCCGAACACGCGCCGGGGCTCAAGCCGTTGGAACCGCTGATCAACCTGGACAACTGCGACATCACCGAAGAAGCCACCCTCGACCTGCTCAGCCGCCACACCGACCTGCGCGGGCTCTGTGTGGTGGGCGGTGGCGGTGACGGCGTGATCAACGCCCTGGCGCAACTGCCCAAGCGCCCGGCGTTGTGCGCCATTTTGCAGGAGTCCACCGACCTGTCGCGCCAGGCGTTGAGCCAGGGATTGATCGACGTGGTGATGGATTCCCAGCCGCGCCAGACGGCCGTGGCCCTGATCGAGCTGCTGGTGCAGTTGCAGACTGACGAGACCTTCGAACCTGCGCGACACCGGGTGCATATCCCGCCGCAGATCGTGACTTCGGAAAATATGGGCACCTGA
- a CDS encoding fatty acid desaturase family protein, with the protein MPEHTAHRARRDYSLTGPEAARAAEKGLVSARWYQSPISRKRMKELMQRRDGPALLDTAIWFTALFVTGFGGYWFWGSWACVPFFLAYGVLYGTASNPRWHETGHGTAFKTRWMNDALYPVACFMCLFEPHVWRWSHARHHTDTIVVGRDPEIVEPRPPSFWMMFLSLFNLPLAWKTFSGVARHAIGRMSAQEQDFIPESEWPKVFRAARIWVGIYALVIGTALYLHSWLPLMLVGLPSVYGAWLGYLFGLTQHVGLAEDVLDHRSNCRTIYMNRVLRFIYMDMNYHLEHHMYPMVPYHALEQLHEEIRGDCPPPYANLFEAYKEILPTLWKQRSDPTYFVQRPVPTVASEPARAELRGSPNKPDAVFQ; encoded by the coding sequence ATGCCCGAACACACCGCTCACCGCGCCCGGCGCGATTACAGCCTGACCGGCCCCGAAGCCGCCCGCGCCGCCGAAAAAGGCCTGGTCTCGGCCCGCTGGTACCAATCGCCGATCTCGCGCAAACGCATGAAGGAACTGATGCAGCGCCGTGACGGCCCGGCCCTGCTGGACACCGCGATCTGGTTCACGGCCTTGTTTGTCACCGGCTTCGGCGGCTACTGGTTCTGGGGTTCCTGGGCCTGCGTGCCGTTCTTCCTGGCCTATGGCGTGCTCTACGGCACCGCCTCCAACCCGCGCTGGCACGAAACCGGCCATGGCACGGCGTTCAAGACGCGCTGGATGAATGACGCGCTGTACCCGGTGGCGTGTTTCATGTGCCTGTTCGAACCCCATGTATGGCGCTGGAGCCATGCCCGGCATCACACTGACACCATCGTCGTCGGCCGCGACCCGGAGATCGTCGAACCGCGCCCGCCAAGCTTCTGGATGATGTTCCTGAGCCTGTTCAACCTGCCCCTGGCCTGGAAGACCTTCAGTGGCGTGGCCCGCCATGCCATCGGCCGGATGAGCGCACAGGAGCAGGACTTCATCCCCGAATCCGAATGGCCCAAGGTGTTTCGTGCCGCGCGTATCTGGGTGGGCATCTATGCGCTGGTCATCGGCACCGCGTTGTACCTGCACAGCTGGTTGCCGCTGATGCTGGTGGGGCTGCCGAGCGTGTATGGCGCCTGGCTGGGCTACCTGTTCGGCCTTACCCAGCACGTGGGCCTGGCCGAAGATGTACTCGACCACCGCAGCAACTGCCGCACCATTTACATGAACCGCGTGCTGCGCTTTATCTACATGGACATGAACTACCACCTCGAACACCACATGTACCCGATGGTGCCGTACCACGCGCTCGAACAGCTGCACGAAGAAATCCGCGGCGATTGCCCGCCGCCGTACGCCAACCTGTTCGAGGCCTACAAGGAAATCCTGCCAACCCTGTGGAAACAGCGCAGCGACCCGACCTATTTCGTCCAGCGCCCGGTCCCCACAGTGGCGAGCGAGCCTGCTCGCGCTGAGCTGCGCGGCAGCCCCAATAAACCTGACGCAGTCTTTCAGTAA
- a CDS encoding MocE family 2Fe-2S type ferredoxin, with product MNDQWIDVCAVGEIDEEDVLRFDHGAHTYAVFRSADNEFFATAGLCTHEKIHLADGLVMDHVIECPKHNGRFDYRSGKALGAPVCVNLKTYPVRVEAGRVLLAVTA from the coding sequence ATGAACGATCAATGGATCGACGTCTGCGCCGTGGGCGAAATAGACGAAGAAGACGTGCTGCGCTTCGACCACGGCGCCCACACCTATGCGGTGTTCCGCTCCGCCGACAATGAGTTTTTCGCCACCGCCGGCCTGTGCACCCACGAGAAAATCCACTTGGCCGACGGCCTGGTCATGGACCACGTCATCGAATGCCCCAAGCACAACGGGCGCTTCGATTACCGCTCCGGCAAGGCCCTGGGCGCGCCGGTCTGCGTCAACCTGAAAACCTACCCGGTACGGGTCGAAGCGGGGCGAGTGCTGCTCGCTGTCACGGCTTGA
- a CDS encoding NAD(P)/FAD-dependent oxidoreductase, with protein sequence MSAPLIIVGAGHAGGRAALTLREEGYDGRLILIGDEPHVPYERPPLSKALLQGSLDLAGCSLCDSTRLAELSIEHIAGNAVSRLVPQQHQLQLADGRWLDYAGVLLATGGRARRLPQAQANVLYLRTHDEALALRATLRPGTRLVVVGGGFIGLEVAATARGLGCAVTVLEAGPRLAGRVLPPIISEALLKVHREQGVDVRLNVAVECIHADAVQLVDGQTLPCDLVVVGIGMQPNVELAAAAGLDVGQGIRVDAYLRTSAANIYAAGDVCEFRLGGVYQRQETWRNAEAQGRHAALNLLGRALPFEAVPGFWSDQYDWGLQTVGVMTPSSVSRALPQGGVLLFYLDADGYLQGACGWAPGNSVARDIKLCERLILARVALSTADLADPAVSLKHWLRG encoded by the coding sequence ATGAGCGCGCCCCTGATTATCGTCGGCGCCGGCCATGCCGGTGGCCGCGCGGCGTTGACCCTGCGCGAAGAGGGTTACGACGGTCGACTGATCCTGATCGGCGACGAACCACACGTCCCCTACGAACGACCGCCGCTGTCCAAGGCCCTGTTGCAAGGCAGCCTGGACCTGGCTGGGTGCAGCCTGTGCGACAGCACGCGGCTGGCCGAGCTGAGCATCGAGCATATCGCCGGCAATGCGGTCAGCCGGCTGGTGCCGCAGCAACATCAACTGCAACTGGCCGATGGCCGCTGGCTGGACTATGCCGGTGTGTTACTGGCCACAGGCGGTCGGGCGCGGCGTTTGCCGCAGGCTCAGGCCAACGTGCTGTACCTGCGCACTCACGACGAAGCATTGGCCCTGCGCGCAACGTTGCGCCCCGGCACCCGGCTGGTGGTGGTCGGCGGTGGGTTCATCGGCCTGGAAGTGGCGGCGACCGCCCGTGGCCTGGGCTGCGCGGTAACGGTGCTGGAAGCCGGGCCGCGCCTGGCGGGCAGGGTATTGCCGCCGATCATCAGCGAAGCATTGCTGAAGGTGCACCGCGAGCAGGGCGTGGACGTGCGCTTGAACGTCGCGGTGGAATGCATCCATGCCGACGCCGTGCAACTGGTGGATGGGCAGACGCTGCCCTGTGACCTGGTGGTGGTCGGCATCGGCATGCAGCCGAACGTTGAACTGGCGGCGGCGGCCGGGCTGGACGTCGGGCAGGGCATTCGCGTTGACGCGTACTTGCGCACCAGCGCGGCGAACATCTACGCGGCGGGGGACGTCTGCGAGTTCCGGCTCGGCGGCGTCTATCAGCGTCAGGAAACCTGGCGCAACGCCGAGGCCCAGGGGCGGCACGCGGCGTTGAACCTGCTGGGTCGCGCGTTGCCTTTCGAAGCCGTACCGGGTTTCTGGTCCGATCAGTATGACTGGGGCTTGCAGACGGTGGGTGTGATGACGCCGAGTAGCGTCAGCCGCGCCTTGCCCCAGGGCGGCGTGCTGCTGTTCTACCTCGATGCCGACGGCTATTTGCAAGGCGCCTGCGGTTGGGCGCCGGGCAACAGCGTGGCCAGGGACATTAAGCTGTGCGAACGGCTGATACTCGCACGCGTTGCGTTGTCGACGGCTGACTTGGCGGATCCGGCGGTCTCCCTTAAACACTGGCTGCGAGGCTGA
- a CDS encoding sugar phosphate isomerase/epimerase, with product MRQLLVFQSLWAMQTEPGPLEAQLDRIVAAGFDGVTDHYWKAAEVARLHAATAERGLQIEGQLFPQSVDDVARALDVISRHGCHHLTLQADVRPRSQAEAARLVEGWQRLAEQVEFPILLETHRYRLTSDLLFTLDLLAQMPDLKLLADLSHYVVGRELPEPGADEDDEQIRTILRHSWGFHGRVASSEQVQVSLDFAQHQAWVERFIGWWRYGIEDWLARPDTPQSLPFTCELGPPPYAITDADGRELSDRWAQALTIKRLVRSLWEQCVSHQDSNPVLTATIKNTPNTAR from the coding sequence ATGCGCCAATTACTGGTATTCCAATCCCTGTGGGCCATGCAAACCGAACCGGGTCCGCTCGAAGCGCAACTGGATCGCATCGTCGCCGCCGGTTTCGATGGCGTCACCGATCACTACTGGAAGGCCGCCGAGGTCGCTCGCCTGCATGCGGCCACCGCCGAGCGTGGCTTGCAGATCGAAGGCCAGCTGTTTCCGCAGTCGGTGGATGACGTGGCGCGGGCACTGGATGTGATCAGCCGCCACGGCTGCCATCACCTCACCCTGCAAGCCGACGTGCGCCCGCGTAGCCAGGCCGAGGCGGCCCGCTTGGTCGAAGGCTGGCAACGCCTGGCCGAGCAGGTGGAGTTCCCGATCCTGCTGGAAACCCACCGTTATCGCCTGACCAGTGACCTGCTGTTTACCCTCGACCTGCTGGCCCAGATGCCCGACCTGAAACTGCTGGCGGACCTGTCCCATTACGTGGTCGGACGCGAACTACCCGAGCCCGGCGCCGATGAAGATGATGAACAGATACGCACCATCCTGCGCCATAGCTGGGGGTTTCATGGCCGTGTGGCGAGCAGCGAGCAGGTGCAGGTGTCGCTGGATTTCGCGCAGCATCAAGCCTGGGTTGAGCGTTTTATCGGTTGGTGGCGCTACGGCATCGAGGACTGGCTGGCCCGTCCCGACACCCCGCAAAGCCTGCCCTTCACCTGCGAACTCGGCCCGCCGCCTTATGCGATCACCGACGCGGATGGCCGAGAACTCAGTGACCGCTGGGCGCAGGCGCTGACAATCAAGCGCCTGGTTCGCAGCCTATGGGAGCAGTGCGTAAGCCATCAGGACAGCAACCCGGTGCTGACCGCCACAATCAAAAACACCCCCAATACCGCGCGGTAG